From Lolium perenne isolate Kyuss_39 chromosome 5, Kyuss_2.0, whole genome shotgun sequence, a single genomic window includes:
- the LOC127298257 gene encoding uncharacterized protein: protein MAIFSTTSNLLLTPKLPLPQRGPSRPGACATAFRRPNCWPVRATTGEGDAATTTEKDRPKKEERKRCLRCGALYLDEDNSPTACAFHGHITGEKGLFSLSPPHQGIDGEWSDKSGVIVYRWNDRGNRPNTGRANWKGRWSCCQERDEEAPPCRRGRHVSYDDGFTLF, encoded by the exons ATGGCGATTTTCTCTACCACGTCGAACCTCCTCTTGACCCCCAAGCTGCCCCTGCCACAGCGCGGCCCTTCGCGTCCCGGCGCTTGTGCCACGGCTTTCCGACGGCCGAATTGCTGGCCGGTCAGAGCAACTACGGGAGAGGGAGACGCTGCAACGACGACGGAGAAAGACAGGCCCAAGAAGGAGGAGAGGAAGCGATGCCTGAGGTGTGGCGCCCTGTACCTTGACGAGGACAACTCGCCTACCGCATGCGCCTTCCATGGCCACATCACAG GCGAGAAGGGGTTGTTTTCGCTGTCACCACCACACCAGGGGATCGACGGCGAGTGGAGCGACAAGAGCGGGGTCATCGTCTACAGGTGGAACGACCGTGGCAACCGGCCCAACACCGGCCGCGCCAACTGGAAGGGGAGGTGGAGCTGCTGCCAGGAGCGCGACGAGGAGGCGCCGCCGTGCCGTCGTGGACGCCACGTCTCCTACGACGATGGCTTCACTCTCTTCTAG